In one Pseudomonas hydrolytica genomic region, the following are encoded:
- a CDS encoding hybrid sensor histidine kinase/response regulator has translation MSAPPLERLLLAQQRRGHRRLRFVAELEQAFAAHRAQRIRRRLPLIAVTAVLFQLIYALLDFLAMPLQVSLSVLPLRLLALGAVVLAFFYCRRAQATPAAVVGVYALAYLLTGVSVALIVHLCWRQGVAMPYDGLFLVLLFGYALLGLSFRVISLCSWGFCLLFVGAGLALDEPGRELAYQALFLLCANMIGTVGAYMQEHGQRGAWLNLRLLDLARQRAEADDARKLRLLAAASHDLRQPLNAMGLYAEHLVEQGGDAQTRRISTRLAASVEQLGRLLQSLLDYSRLTLPGGVQARPHAFALRPLLERLLGEIAPEAQQQAVQLRLNSEACAVRSDPLLLERLLRNLLHNALLHAQAGELSLSAWREGQNIVLAVADDGRGLSEAEQALVFEEFRQLDNPGRSAERGLGLGLAIVRQLAEVLEHPLQLESQPGAGTRFILRLPAAELAEQAPRSSAGLALKGRILLLEDDDTGREALSGLLRRWGCEVQACADLAEALMALHRQVPHLLISDYRLAEQGDGLQAIERLREAAGQMLPALLISADLSPELHERCLPAHVIPLGKPLLPARLRQVLATQLQVRQALS, from the coding sequence ATGAGTGCGCCGCCCCTGGAGCGTTTGCTGCTGGCGCAGCAGCGCCGCGGCCATCGCCGTCTGCGCTTCGTTGCCGAGCTGGAGCAGGCGTTCGCCGCCCATCGCGCTCAGCGCATTCGCCGGCGTTTGCCGTTGATCGCGGTGACCGCTGTGCTGTTCCAGCTGATCTACGCGCTGCTGGATTTTCTCGCCATGCCCTTGCAGGTCAGCCTGTCGGTGTTGCCCCTGCGCCTGCTGGCCCTGGGCGCGGTGGTGCTGGCCTTCTTCTATTGCCGGCGTGCGCAGGCCACGCCAGCGGCGGTGGTCGGCGTCTACGCCCTGGCCTACCTGCTCACCGGCGTCAGTGTCGCGCTGATCGTGCACCTGTGCTGGCGCCAAGGCGTGGCCATGCCTTACGACGGCCTGTTTCTGGTTCTGCTGTTCGGCTATGCCCTGCTGGGGCTGTCGTTTCGGGTGATCAGCCTGTGCAGTTGGGGCTTCTGCCTGCTGTTCGTCGGTGCGGGCCTGGCGCTCGACGAGCCTGGACGCGAGCTGGCGTATCAGGCCTTGTTTCTGCTCTGCGCCAACATGATCGGCACCGTCGGTGCCTATATGCAGGAGCATGGCCAGCGTGGCGCCTGGCTCAACCTGCGCCTGCTCGACCTGGCTCGCCAGCGCGCCGAGGCCGACGATGCGCGCAAGCTGCGTCTGCTGGCGGCGGCCAGTCACGACCTGCGCCAGCCGCTCAATGCCATGGGCCTGTATGCCGAGCACCTGGTGGAGCAGGGGGGCGATGCACAGACGCGTCGCATCAGCACGCGCCTGGCCGCCTCGGTGGAGCAGCTGGGACGCTTGCTGCAGTCGCTGCTCGACTACAGCCGTCTGACCCTGCCTGGCGGTGTGCAGGCCAGGCCCCACGCGTTCGCCCTGCGCCCGCTGCTCGAACGCCTGCTCGGCGAGATCGCCCCGGAGGCGCAGCAGCAGGCTGTGCAACTGCGGCTGAACAGCGAGGCGTGTGCCGTGCGCAGCGATCCGCTGCTACTGGAGCGGCTGCTGCGCAACCTGCTGCATAACGCGCTGCTGCACGCCCAGGCCGGAGAGCTGAGCCTGAGCGCTTGGCGTGAGGGGCAGAACATCGTGTTGGCAGTGGCCGACGATGGCCGCGGCCTGAGCGAGGCCGAGCAGGCGCTGGTGTTCGAGGAGTTTCGCCAGCTGGACAATCCGGGGCGTAGTGCCGAGCGCGGCCTGGGATTGGGCCTGGCCATCGTGCGGCAACTGGCCGAGGTGCTGGAACATCCGCTGCAGCTCGAGTCGCAACCTGGCGCCGGAACGCGCTTCATCCTGCGTCTGCCCGCCGCCGAACTGGCGGAGCAGGCGCCGCGCAGCAGCGCGGGGCTGGCGCTCAAGGGGCGCATCCTGCTGCTGGAGGACGACGACACCGGCCGCGAGGCCTTGAGCGGTCTGCTGCGCCGCTGGGGCTGCGAGGTGCAGGCCTGTGCCGATCTGGCCGAGGCGCTGATGGCGCTGCATCGGCAGGTACCGCATTTGCTGATCAGCGATTACCGGCTGGCCGAGCAGGGCGATGGCCTGCAGGCCATCGAACGCCTGCGCGAGGCGGCCGGGCAGATGTTGCCGGCACTGCTGATCAGCGCCGACCTGAGCCCGGAGCTGCACGAACGCTGCCTGCCGGCGCATGTCATTCCGCTGGGCAAGCCCCTGCTGCCGGCGCGTTTGCGCCAGGTGTTGGCGACTCAGCTGCAGGTGCGCCAGGCGCTCAGCTGA
- a CDS encoding response regulator transcription factor codes for MTALCTTLPDHLHLLLVDDHRIFLDGLALALAPLARDLQIDTAQNAAEAEQRLQQQTYDLILLDLRLPDEPGLELLQRWLARGESTPVAILSASDSAVDAQAALAAGALGFIPKSADGKALRQAVTRVLLGETLPAPSSTSPLTPRQLEILQLLAEGLPNKAISRQLGLAEDTVKTHLKALFETFAVHTRTACVSAARQRGWL; via the coding sequence ATGACTGCCCTCTGCACCACCCTGCCCGACCACCTGCACCTGCTGCTGGTGGACGACCACCGGATCTTCCTCGACGGCCTGGCCCTGGCCCTGGCCCCACTCGCCCGCGACCTGCAGATCGACACCGCGCAGAACGCCGCCGAAGCGGAGCAGCGCCTGCAACAGCAGACTTACGACCTGATCCTGCTCGACCTGCGCCTGCCCGACGAACCGGGACTGGAACTGCTGCAGCGCTGGCTGGCGCGCGGCGAAAGCACGCCGGTGGCCATCCTCAGCGCCAGCGACTCGGCCGTCGATGCCCAGGCCGCACTGGCCGCCGGCGCACTCGGCTTCATTCCCAAGAGTGCCGACGGCAAGGCCCTGCGCCAGGCGGTAACGCGCGTGCTGCTGGGCGAGACCCTGCCGGCGCCGAGCAGCACCTCGCCGCTGACGCCCAGGCAACTGGAAATTCTGCAATTGCTGGCCGAAGGCCTGCCGAACAAGGCCATCAGCCGTCAGCTGGGCCTGGCCGAAGACACGGTGAAAACCCACCTCAAGGCGCTGTTCGAAACCTTCGCCGTACACACCCGCACCGCCTGCGTCAGCGCCGCCCGCCAGCGCGGCTGGCTGTAA
- a CDS encoding OmpP1/FadL family transporter: MSKRLLKTGLAVAITATSSHGLASGFALNEQSISGMGTSFAGRSSSADDASTVFGNPAGMARLKRDEIYVGAAVIHAKSDIRSASANAGPLQLSGSNDGDMVPSTGVPMGYYVKPLDDKVAFGLGVYVPFGLMTDYERGFQGRYHADKSYVRVITVQPTLSYRFNDKLSVGFGPTFNHIEGELSSSILNPLSPGSNDGKVKVKGDDTAVGFNVGVLYEFTPGTRAGITYHSRVKYELEGDTRVSGSGILAGVAGKYDANLDLTTPESVDMSITHELNDAWTLYLGSTWTRWSRFKEIRVENDAATLPANLATIVEEQNWHDTWAHAIGLSYKLNPQWTLRTGMAIDQSPINNVDRSPRVPSGDRTIFSVGAGWSPNQDMTIDLAYSYLQEESVDVNHASDTRGTYRARYKNRAHGLGASLSYRF; this comes from the coding sequence GTGAGCAAACGTCTTCTCAAGACCGGTCTGGCCGTTGCCATCACCGCCACTTCGAGCCATGGCCTGGCCAGCGGCTTCGCCCTCAACGAGCAAAGCATTTCCGGCATGGGTACCTCCTTCGCCGGTCGCTCCTCCTCGGCCGATGACGCCAGCACCGTATTCGGCAACCCGGCCGGCATGGCGCGCCTCAAGCGCGACGAGATCTATGTCGGTGCCGCCGTCATCCACGCCAAGAGCGACATCCGCAGCGCCAGCGCCAACGCCGGCCCGCTGCAGCTGTCCGGCAGCAATGACGGCGATATGGTGCCGTCCACCGGCGTGCCCATGGGCTACTACGTCAAGCCGCTGGACGACAAGGTCGCCTTCGGCCTGGGCGTCTACGTGCCCTTCGGCCTGATGACCGATTACGAACGTGGCTTCCAGGGCCGCTATCACGCCGACAAGAGCTACGTACGCGTGATCACCGTGCAGCCGACCCTGAGCTACCGCTTCAACGACAAGCTGTCGGTCGGTTTCGGCCCGACCTTCAATCACATCGAAGGCGAACTCAGTTCCTCGATCCTCAACCCGCTGAGCCCCGGCAGCAACGACGGCAAGGTGAAGGTCAAGGGCGACGATACCGCGGTAGGCTTCAATGTCGGGGTGCTCTACGAGTTCACTCCCGGCACCCGCGCCGGCATTACCTACCACTCGCGCGTGAAGTACGAACTGGAAGGCGATACCCGCGTTTCCGGCAGCGGCATTCTGGCTGGCGTAGCGGGCAAGTACGACGCCAATCTGGATCTGACCACCCCGGAATCGGTGGACATGTCCATCACCCATGAGCTGAACGACGCCTGGACCCTGTACCTGGGCAGCACCTGGACACGCTGGAGCCGCTTCAAGGAAATCCGCGTGGAGAACGATGCCGCCACCCTGCCGGCCAACCTCGCCACCATCGTCGAAGAGCAGAACTGGCACGACACCTGGGCCCACGCCATCGGCCTGTCCTACAAGCTCAATCCGCAATGGACCCTGCGCACGGGCATGGCCATCGACCAGTCGCCGATCAACAACGTCGACCGCTCGCCGCGCGTCCCGTCGGGTGACCGCACCATCTTCAGCGTCGGCGCCGGCTGGAGCCCGAACCAGGACATGACCATCGACCTGGCCTATTCCTACCTGCAGGAAGAGTCGGTGGACGTCAACCACGCCAGCGATACGCGTGGCACCTACCGTGCGCGCTACAAGAACCGCGCCCACGGCCTGGGCGCCTCGCTCAGCTATCGCTTCTAA